One part of the Methylobacterium terrae genome encodes these proteins:
- a CDS encoding glycoside hydrolase, translating to MSERAAFLRSLRGRAYDRDAFNCWHLASLVQATLFGRLLPVADPGLVADTRERARVLAGHPARAAWQPVAAPVDGALVLMGKVAGAETHAGTWLAEDGGLILHTDEPHGVALDPPLELAQAQRWRLTYLIPMAS from the coding sequence GTGAGCGAGCGCGCCGCCTTCCTTCGGAGCCTCCGCGGCCGGGCCTACGACCGCGACGCCTTCAACTGCTGGCACCTCGCCAGCCTCGTCCAGGCGACGCTGTTCGGCCGCCTGCTGCCGGTCGCGGATCCGGGGCTAGTGGCGGATACGCGCGAGCGAGCGCGGGTGCTGGCAGGCCATCCCGCCCGGGCCGCTTGGCAGCCGGTCGCCGCGCCGGTCGACGGCGCCCTCGTCCTGATGGGCAAGGTGGCCGGCGCCGAGACTCATGCCGGCACGTGGCTCGCCGAGGACGGCGGGCTGATCCTGCACACCGACGAGCCGCACGGCGTGGCTCTCGATCCGCCGCTCGAACTGGCGCAGGCGCAGCGGTGGCGGCTCACCTACCTGATCCCGATGGCATCATGA
- a CDS encoding host specificity factor TipJ family phage tail protein: MTLVVTANVVGKIAGEPVRLPNRRRRLSTIVARHRPAAGRQFIVSVHRRGAEAFKPTDRSVRLRAAWKSTLVGPDDVVLITVVPLGKSFLSIGLAIASIALIAIAPYAAPAIAGALAITSTAATVAIQAGIVVGGIALGYAAQAAKGAGKNAKQAELYSLSGGGNVPKPGSRRPLLYGRCWSAPPLSQGDYFTYDGDTMVLVKRMTPGIGKFQVHRIRVGDALLWDEATGIQAPFSSTAGGALGTAIEIIYEQMSQIASGDVITSNSVSGQEMPRPGGNPARTPWFRLTPQGVTADAALLSWTYPAIYRVSSQGRQVGTVAGVVFFARKINPTTGQVLGPEFEIQRSTELSDTFSPTPLRRSAYFRLPEANSTYEISAQNAYPDPVGFEQQNRATWDGMSAYKDDYRIRPETTEIVLRIRAGKGLTVTAYSDVMVDATRIVPVWDGNTWTEKASRKAVWAYCDLVRSTYGLAQPDRVDAAKALYYANLLSAQDTYDGPLPEVSSFWEAAGQLLLPLRADPVKVGAVHSFVRDESRAEPRHVLTRRQIVRDSSGATYKTKVEGGDVVVEFDRDGDPKRPDEVRYSYGAPTRTPKRYKVAGITDGLHALKHATWLAAVAVFRGAERKIQTEWDGRLVYPGDHILSDLWFLRGKQAYGVASAAGRVLTLDVTANVPGAYGYGSIRTRQGREWGILRMRGVGARGLELHPDDVAALSAQTGLSLADVLARDTQDPTTVVLGDLVELQETYVARSAIPSDPDHVQIEMVKDDARVWQLLDEQTIAPQPVLADPLAEPLMPQISVLHARCQRVETGIEVVWGVSVTYGARAYEVEISYDGGATWEVLSALGPASSGRAQMRQTDRPATVRARAYGRTGLHGDWVVTTFTTVAPIVQGALVDITTLPPITYANLDTVIQGRIDSLDGIKARAEEAYTGALGALGRATDARTAADGAQANALTAISRAASAQTDATKALADAQTAYQAAVDRSAAALASALVRLDSFRRALAADPLVRQGYVDPIVTDVRADLDILMRNATRNMQDIAGLRDALTTAGLEVIPAEGRVRFYAIEALQTSVGETISNFSITVDALSKKIDLYGSVQGNDLQGLISSIASVQLTLDAQQKTISSLATSAQFTSLGARLATAEQTLSAQDAAITARATQTSVDVQGVRISAAEQRISASEGRISQQILATQSSSIDADMLPRTLAGFQDFMQRQQGALAQSLALASEAMSANVDAAGRATAEVRTELLVYQGDAAAQFLSITRAVADTNAALVTTSTSLTAQIRDVDAALTDERSVRAAADAATTSQIVSAFSRIGATEAGLTTEQQTRASADAASTLRIDTAVSRLGSAEGRIGSTEAAIVDERRTRADADGALSSRVDLVYSLTKGNEAAITTEATTRATADAAQTTRIDGAISRIAGAEASITTEQQTRAAADAASTLRIDGALSRLGSAESSIATEQQTRAAADAATTLRVDGAVSRIAATEGRIGSAEAALLTEQKTRADADAATTSRVDGAISRITATEGRIGTAEASLATEARTRADADVASTSRIDTAVSRITAAEGRIGVTEAGITSEAKTRADADGALSSRIDLVFSLGKGTEASLVTEAQTRADADAAQTSRIDGAVSRIAATEGRIGSAEASLTAEQKTRADADAAQTSSITAAVSRIGAAEGRIGATEGSIVTEAKTRADADAAQTSSITAALSRIGSAEAAIVAEAKTRSDADAATTSRVDAAVSRLGGAEAGIASEAQTRADADGALSSRVDLVFSLGKGNEANIASEATTRATADGALSSRIDLVNARAGNIEGSVASEAQARAGADGALSSRIDQVSARAENAIAGVASEAQARATADGTFASQITDLYGRSADGSALGRFAMQVQSAPSGVSVRLAATASTESYGQRRNAGWYLDLLPDGNSRFIVDANFFAITANGGVSYPLQFDGSTLTIPNLRVTSNVFLPGAVSTGKYRYDPNSPRTDIQITTRQNSKVLVLARFDGAPGAGRTPGTSGVLTIARDGTPFDQTFVDFYAAGNNQNLSHFPLSGISFWVDENVGAGTHTYSCYVDNGLPGVRLVVLELAA, translated from the coding sequence ATGACCCTCGTCGTCACCGCCAACGTCGTCGGCAAGATCGCTGGCGAGCCCGTCCGGCTGCCGAATCGGCGCCGTCGGCTCTCCACGATCGTCGCCCGGCATCGCCCGGCGGCGGGCCGGCAGTTCATCGTGTCGGTCCACCGGCGCGGGGCCGAGGCGTTCAAGCCGACCGACCGCAGCGTGCGCCTGCGCGCGGCCTGGAAGAGCACCCTCGTCGGTCCCGATGACGTCGTGCTGATCACGGTGGTGCCGCTCGGCAAGAGCTTCCTGTCGATCGGTCTCGCCATCGCGTCGATCGCGCTCATCGCCATCGCGCCGTATGCCGCGCCGGCCATCGCCGGTGCCCTGGCGATCACGAGCACCGCGGCCACCGTAGCGATCCAGGCCGGCATCGTGGTCGGCGGCATCGCCCTCGGCTACGCCGCCCAGGCGGCGAAGGGGGCCGGCAAGAACGCGAAGCAGGCCGAGCTCTACAGCCTCTCGGGCGGCGGCAACGTCCCGAAGCCGGGCAGCCGGCGGCCGTTGCTCTACGGCCGATGCTGGTCCGCGCCGCCGCTCAGCCAGGGGGACTACTTCACCTACGACGGCGACACGATGGTGCTCGTCAAGCGGATGACGCCGGGCATCGGGAAATTCCAGGTCCACCGCATCCGGGTCGGCGACGCGCTGCTCTGGGACGAGGCTACCGGCATCCAGGCGCCGTTCAGCAGCACCGCCGGCGGCGCGCTCGGGACCGCGATCGAGATCATCTACGAGCAGATGTCGCAGATCGCCTCGGGCGACGTCATCACCTCGAACAGCGTCTCGGGCCAGGAGATGCCCCGGCCGGGTGGCAATCCCGCCCGTACACCGTGGTTCCGACTGACCCCGCAGGGAGTGACGGCCGATGCGGCGTTGCTGTCCTGGACCTACCCGGCGATCTACCGGGTGTCGTCGCAGGGCCGCCAGGTCGGCACGGTCGCGGGCGTCGTGTTCTTCGCCCGGAAGATCAATCCGACCACGGGCCAGGTGCTCGGCCCCGAGTTCGAGATCCAGCGCAGCACGGAGCTGTCCGACACCTTCTCGCCGACCCCGCTGCGGAGGAGCGCCTATTTCCGCCTGCCCGAGGCGAACAGCACCTACGAGATCTCGGCGCAGAACGCGTACCCGGACCCGGTCGGCTTCGAGCAGCAGAACAGGGCGACGTGGGACGGCATGTCGGCCTACAAGGACGACTACCGCATCCGCCCCGAGACCACCGAAATCGTGCTGCGGATCCGGGCCGGGAAGGGCCTGACCGTCACGGCCTACTCGGACGTCATGGTGGACGCGACCCGCATCGTGCCGGTGTGGGACGGCAACACCTGGACCGAGAAGGCGAGCCGCAAGGCGGTCTGGGCCTACTGTGACCTCGTCCGGTCCACCTACGGCCTCGCCCAGCCCGACAGGGTCGATGCCGCCAAGGCGCTCTATTACGCCAATTTGCTGTCGGCGCAGGACACCTACGACGGCCCGCTGCCGGAGGTATCCTCGTTCTGGGAGGCGGCCGGTCAGCTGCTGCTGCCGCTGCGCGCCGACCCGGTGAAGGTGGGCGCGGTGCACTCCTTCGTGCGCGACGAGAGCCGGGCCGAGCCGCGCCACGTCCTCACCCGCCGGCAGATCGTGCGGGACTCGTCGGGTGCCACCTACAAGACCAAGGTGGAAGGCGGGGACGTGGTCGTGGAGTTCGACCGCGACGGCGACCCGAAGCGCCCGGACGAGGTGCGCTACTCCTACGGCGCGCCGACCCGGACCCCGAAGCGCTACAAGGTCGCCGGCATCACGGACGGTCTGCACGCGCTGAAGCACGCGACGTGGCTCGCGGCCGTCGCGGTGTTCCGCGGTGCCGAGCGCAAGATCCAGACGGAGTGGGACGGGCGCTTGGTCTACCCGGGCGACCACATCCTGAGCGACCTGTGGTTCCTGCGCGGGAAGCAGGCCTACGGCGTGGCCTCGGCCGCGGGCCGCGTGCTCACCCTCGACGTTACCGCCAACGTGCCGGGCGCCTACGGCTACGGGTCGATCCGCACGCGCCAGGGCCGGGAATGGGGCATCCTGCGCATGCGCGGCGTCGGCGCGCGCGGGCTCGAGCTTCATCCCGACGACGTCGCGGCGCTCTCGGCGCAGACGGGCTTGAGCCTCGCCGACGTGCTCGCCCGCGACACCCAGGACCCGACGACGGTGGTGCTCGGCGACCTGGTCGAGCTCCAGGAGACCTACGTCGCGCGCTCGGCGATCCCGAGTGACCCGGACCACGTCCAGATCGAGATGGTGAAGGACGACGCCCGGGTCTGGCAGCTGCTCGACGAGCAGACGATCGCACCGCAGCCGGTCCTCGCCGATCCGCTGGCCGAGCCCCTGATGCCTCAGATCTCGGTCCTGCACGCCCGCTGCCAGCGGGTGGAGACCGGCATCGAGGTCGTGTGGGGCGTCTCGGTCACCTACGGCGCCCGCGCCTACGAGGTCGAGATCAGCTACGACGGCGGCGCGACCTGGGAGGTGCTATCGGCGCTCGGCCCCGCCTCAAGCGGCCGCGCCCAGATGCGGCAGACCGATCGGCCGGCGACGGTGCGCGCCCGGGCCTACGGGCGGACCGGGCTGCACGGCGACTGGGTCGTCACGACGTTCACGACGGTGGCGCCGATCGTCCAGGGTGCGTTGGTCGACATCACCACCCTGCCGCCGATCACCTACGCCAATCTGGACACGGTGATCCAGGGCCGCATCGACAGCCTCGACGGCATCAAGGCGCGCGCGGAAGAGGCCTACACCGGGGCGCTCGGGGCGCTCGGCCGGGCGACCGACGCCCGCACCGCGGCCGACGGCGCGCAGGCGAACGCCCTTACCGCCATCTCGCGGGCGGCCAGCGCCCAGACCGATGCCACTAAGGCCCTGGCGGATGCCCAGACCGCGTATCAGGCCGCGGTCGATCGCTCGGCCGCCGCGCTGGCGAGTGCCCTGGTACGTCTCGACAGCTTCCGGCGCGCCCTCGCCGCCGATCCGCTGGTGCGCCAGGGCTACGTCGACCCGATCGTCACCGACGTGCGCGCGGATCTCGATATCCTGATGCGCAACGCCACCCGCAACATGCAGGACATCGCGGGCTTGCGGGATGCCCTGACGACCGCGGGGCTGGAGGTCATTCCGGCCGAGGGGCGGGTGCGCTTCTACGCCATCGAGGCGCTGCAGACCTCGGTCGGGGAGACGATCAGCAATTTCAGCATCACGGTCGACGCCCTGTCGAAGAAGATCGACCTGTACGGCAGTGTTCAGGGCAACGATTTGCAGGGCCTGATCAGTTCTATCGCCTCGGTCCAGCTCACGCTGGACGCGCAGCAGAAGACAATCAGCTCTCTTGCCACCTCGGCCCAGTTCACCTCTCTCGGCGCCCGGCTCGCAACCGCCGAGCAGACGCTGAGCGCCCAGGACGCCGCGATCACCGCCCGGGCGACGCAGACGAGCGTGGATGTCCAGGGCGTGCGGATCTCGGCCGCCGAGCAGCGGATCTCGGCATCCGAGGGCCGGATCAGCCAGCAGATCCTCGCGACGCAGTCCTCGAGCATCGATGCCGACATGCTGCCGCGGACCCTGGCCGGGTTCCAGGATTTCATGCAGCGGCAGCAGGGCGCGCTGGCGCAGAGCCTGGCGCTCGCCTCCGAGGCCATGTCGGCCAACGTGGATGCGGCGGGCCGCGCGACGGCCGAGGTGCGGACAGAGCTTCTGGTCTACCAGGGCGACGCCGCGGCGCAGTTCCTGTCGATCACCCGGGCCGTCGCCGACACGAATGCCGCCCTGGTGACGACGTCCACGTCTCTCACCGCCCAGATCCGCGATGTCGACGCCGCGCTGACCGACGAGCGCAGCGTGCGGGCCGCAGCCGATGCCGCGACCACGTCGCAGATCGTCTCGGCGTTCTCTCGCATCGGCGCCACGGAAGCCGGGCTCACGACGGAGCAGCAGACCCGAGCGTCGGCGGACGCCGCGAGCACGCTGCGCATCGATACCGCCGTCTCGCGCCTCGGGAGCGCGGAAGGCCGGATTGGCTCGACCGAGGCGGCGATCGTCGACGAGCGGCGCACGCGCGCTGACGCGGATGGCGCCCTCTCCTCTCGGGTCGACCTCGTTTACTCCCTCACGAAGGGCAACGAGGCGGCGATCACGACCGAGGCCACCACCCGGGCGACCGCCGATGCTGCCCAGACGACCCGCATCGATGGAGCGATCTCACGCATCGCTGGCGCCGAGGCGAGTATCACGACGGAGCAGCAGACCCGCGCAGCCGCCGATGCTGCCTCCACCCTCCGCATCGATGGAGCCCTCTCGCGCCTTGGCAGTGCCGAGTCGAGCATCGCGACCGAGCAGCAGACCCGGGCCGCGGCCGACGCCGCGACCACGCTGCGGGTCGACGGGGCTGTGTCGAGGATCGCGGCCACGGAGGGCCGGATCGGCTCGGCCGAAGCGGCCCTCCTGACCGAGCAGAAGACTCGGGCGGATGCCGATGCCGCCACGACATCGAGGGTGGACGGCGCGATCTCGCGCATCACCGCGACCGAGGGCCGGATCGGGACCGCGGAAGCGAGCCTTGCCACTGAAGCCAGGACCCGCGCGGACGCTGACGTGGCCTCCACGTCGCGCATCGACACGGCCGTCTCCAGGATCACGGCAGCCGAGGGCCGGATCGGGGTCACCGAAGCCGGCATCACGTCGGAGGCAAAGACCCGGGCTGATGCCGACGGAGCGCTGTCGTCGCGGATCGACCTCGTCTTCAGTCTCGGCAAAGGCACCGAGGCCAGCCTCGTCACCGAGGCTCAGACCCGGGCGGACGCTGACGCAGCCCAGACCAGCCGCATCGACGGAGCCGTGTCCCGGATCGCGGCGACAGAGGGGCGCATTGGATCCGCCGAAGCGAGCCTCACGGCGGAGCAGAAAACCCGAGCCGACGCGGATGCCGCCCAGACGTCCAGCATCACCGCGGCCGTCTCGCGCATCGGCGCGGCCGAGGGCCGCATCGGCGCTACCGAGGGCAGCATTGTCACGGAGGCCAAAACTCGTGCTGATGCCGATGCAGCTCAGACCTCCAGCATCACCGCCGCGCTGTCGCGCATCGGGAGCGCCGAGGCCGCGATCGTGGCGGAGGCCAAGACGAGGTCGGACGCCGACGCCGCCACTACCTCTCGCGTCGATGCGGCGGTCTCCCGACTCGGCGGCGCTGAGGCCGGCATCGCCAGCGAAGCGCAGACCCGCGCCGATGCGGATGGCGCCCTCTCCTCTCGGGTCGACCTCGTTTTCAGCCTCGGCAAGGGCAACGAGGCCAACATCGCCAGCGAGGCCACGACCCGGGCGACCGCGGATGGGGCACTGTCCTCGCGCATCGATCTCGTCAACGCCCGAGCGGGCAACATCGAGGGGTCGGTAGCCAGCGAGGCGCAGGCCCGGGCGGGCGCAGACGGCGCGCTCTCCTCCCGCATCGACCAGGTGAGCGCGCGCGCCGAGAACGCGATCGCCGGCGTGGCGAGCGAGGCTCAGGCCCGGGCCACCGCGGACGGCACCTTCGCGAGCCAGATCACCGACCTCTATGGCAGATCCGCGGATGGCAGCGCCCTCGGGCGCTTCGCCATGCAGGTGCAGTCCGCGCCGTCTGGCGTGTCTGTGCGCTTAGCCGCTACGGCATCGACGGAGAGTTACGGGCAGAGGCGTAATGCGGGTTGGTATCTAGATTTGCTCCCGGACGGCAATTCCCGGTTTATCGTCGACGCTAATTTCTTTGCAATCACCG
- a CDS encoding DUF1833 family protein: protein MTVTAALREAYASGDTEGIIITTVEVDHASLDAAILLAQNIDSELGEPGDTILLPLVEGGPKVPHLLCAFALIPPGADQDGPTDGRLQIDNVSDLLHDLMQGVIGYNEPIKITFRQYRVLPGRLAAVTGPDDDTLSGMEMVAFDITADRAEGAIAWPDGRQQNVPTGPHAFFNRDEYPGLFTT, encoded by the coding sequence GTGACCGTGACCGCAGCCCTGCGCGAGGCCTACGCCTCGGGCGACACCGAAGGCATCATCATCACCACCGTCGAGGTCGACCACGCCTCGCTCGATGCCGCGATCCTGCTGGCCCAGAACATCGACAGCGAGTTGGGCGAGCCGGGCGACACGATCCTGCTGCCGCTGGTCGAGGGCGGGCCGAAGGTGCCCCACCTGCTCTGCGCCTTCGCGCTGATCCCGCCCGGCGCCGACCAGGACGGCCCGACCGATGGGCGGCTCCAGATCGACAACGTCTCGGACCTGCTGCACGACCTGATGCAGGGCGTGATCGGCTACAACGAGCCCATCAAGATCACCTTCCGCCAGTACCGCGTCCTGCCCGGGCGGCTCGCCGCAGTGACCGGCCCCGACGACGACACCCTGTCGGGCATGGAGATGGTCGCCTTCGACATCACGGCGGACCGGGCGGAGGGCGCGATCGCGTGGCCGGACGGGCGGCAGCAGAACGTCCCGACCGGGCCGCACGCCTTCTTCAACAGGGACGAGTACCCGGGGCTGTTCACGACGTGA
- a CDS encoding phage tail length tape measure family protein, with translation MTTDLATLGIAIDSRPAVDAATALGNFREAAGGAQTAAGALQATMGRAGGSLAQATAGAREATSAHRDLAAQIGVTATNLGNYVTRQGDATRAVNDTTSALARQAAGWRALGEAGRSAVQMYDRNAEAARRLGGLSSTGAVPQVAPQGAAATGGRLNANGLQNLFYQGTDVIASAASGMSPLTIALQQGGQIAPTFMGPNGASIGGIASQAGEALIGLAVRIGVAGGALGLLTVAVGTAAAAAVSYRSAQDALKLQLAGTGRASGATVAGINADAALNAGAAGLSQREYREASGAFAATGRIGQEMYAGLIRSAKDFAYTTGQDVPGAIKDLASAFADPAKGAQSLNERLGFLNDTTLETIQRLQAQGDRLGAQRALMDSYNTSLLKARDATSAWGQTTTAVGNFVSDIWDRVGAAVNRSFTGGNSLEEQLATARDLLSGAQSSQGGIVDRMFGNSSAEVQRLQDVVAAIQQMIAARDKANQQTAANQNSRVIGDLVRSFNPGQQELKKTQDAAEQLRKAISDPLKWGLDQGQLVATEQTFERISRLARTMADDIARFGDATVAASVRQAQFNNRTAGYSPVAREVAQGRQRYDDELRSRGIDPNGPSSGQIRTDYDGRIGNADSRDIAGLTAARDEALRNAATREGLAEALRLNTDTIQQETTQRGAQGSGRYVKSLANVPEQYRDMVFRAATQYGQDPDLMASMLWKESRFNPNARSGAGAQGIAQFMPATADRFGVDVRDPQSSITGMAKYLQALDKEFNGNVTNMLAGYNMGEGNTRSWLRRGGDVSRLNPETKDYVNTILTKAPNTDEQIKADRERTAALDTQKRAVQDNTELLGRDAVALEARRVADEQLQRATLQGIPITDDYRAAIQKNARETAEANRALANSRFGADLRFEREQLGRNDSDQALYSRVRGAYGDVSSPAAQAALATADLNDNLKQTKDLTKDAFGGFASDLLRGASAANALQNQLARVIDRLTNKAIDSLVSGLFDSKSGVGGGIGSLFSGAAKAFGFDGGGYTGPGGRYQPAGIVHRGEVVWSQDDVARAGGPSVVDAMRLGRRGYADGGYVGPGAYPMPARPAVNSNGPAMPTINFVTPPGMALEADGPPQRRADGSYDQALRAVESGLANRARNGRGPLQQAAGGAWARTG, from the coding sequence ATGACCACAGACCTCGCCACTCTTGGAATCGCGATCGACTCGCGGCCCGCGGTAGACGCTGCGACGGCTCTCGGCAACTTCCGGGAGGCTGCGGGTGGGGCGCAGACGGCCGCGGGCGCGCTGCAAGCGACCATGGGTCGTGCCGGCGGATCGTTGGCGCAGGCGACGGCGGGAGCGCGTGAAGCGACCAGCGCGCACCGCGACCTTGCTGCGCAGATCGGGGTCACGGCGACCAACCTCGGGAACTATGTCACCCGCCAGGGCGACGCCACGCGCGCCGTCAACGACACCACCTCAGCGCTCGCGCGGCAGGCGGCCGGCTGGCGTGCGCTCGGCGAGGCCGGGCGCTCCGCGGTCCAGATGTACGACCGGAACGCCGAGGCCGCCCGGCGGCTCGGCGGCCTGTCGAGCACCGGCGCCGTGCCGCAGGTGGCGCCGCAGGGCGCCGCCGCGACCGGCGGGCGCCTCAACGCCAATGGCCTCCAGAACCTCTTCTACCAGGGCACCGACGTCATCGCGTCGGCGGCCAGCGGCATGTCCCCGCTCACCATCGCACTCCAGCAGGGCGGCCAGATCGCGCCGACCTTCATGGGGCCGAACGGTGCGAGCATTGGCGGCATCGCCTCGCAGGCGGGCGAAGCACTGATCGGCCTCGCAGTCCGCATCGGGGTTGCCGGTGGGGCGCTCGGGTTGCTCACCGTCGCGGTCGGCACCGCCGCGGCCGCGGCGGTGTCCTATCGCTCGGCCCAGGACGCCCTGAAGCTCCAGCTGGCCGGCACGGGCCGCGCCTCTGGCGCGACGGTCGCCGGCATCAACGCGGACGCAGCCCTGAACGCCGGGGCCGCCGGCCTGTCGCAACGCGAGTACAGGGAGGCCTCCGGCGCCTTCGCAGCGACGGGCCGGATCGGCCAGGAGATGTACGCGGGCCTCATCCGAAGCGCCAAGGACTTCGCGTACACCACCGGGCAGGACGTGCCCGGCGCGATCAAGGATCTCGCGAGCGCGTTCGCCGACCCGGCGAAGGGCGCGCAGTCGCTGAACGAGCGGCTCGGCTTCCTGAACGACACGACGCTGGAGACCATCCAGCGGCTCCAGGCGCAGGGCGACCGGCTCGGCGCCCAGCGTGCGTTGATGGACAGCTACAACACCAGCCTGCTCAAGGCGCGGGACGCCACGTCCGCGTGGGGGCAGACCACGACCGCCGTCGGCAACTTCGTCTCCGACATCTGGGACCGGGTCGGGGCCGCGGTGAACCGCAGCTTCACCGGCGGCAACTCGCTCGAGGAGCAGCTGGCGACCGCCCGCGACCTGCTGTCCGGCGCGCAGTCGTCCCAGGGCGGCATCGTTGACCGGATGTTCGGCAACTCGTCGGCCGAGGTGCAGCGGCTTCAAGATGTGGTTGCGGCCATCCAGCAGATGATCGCGGCTCGGGACAAGGCCAATCAGCAGACGGCGGCCAACCAGAACAGCCGGGTCATCGGCGACCTCGTGCGCTCGTTCAACCCGGGCCAGCAAGAGTTGAAGAAGACCCAGGACGCCGCCGAGCAGCTGCGCAAGGCGATCAGCGATCCGTTAAAGTGGGGCCTCGACCAGGGCCAACTCGTCGCCACCGAGCAGACCTTCGAGCGAATCAGCCGGCTTGCGCGGACCATGGCCGACGACATCGCCCGCTTCGGCGATGCGACCGTGGCGGCGAGCGTCCGGCAGGCGCAATTCAATAATCGGACCGCTGGGTACTCGCCTGTTGCGCGCGAGGTCGCCCAGGGCCGGCAGCGTTACGATGACGAGCTGCGCTCGCGGGGCATTGACCCGAACGGCCCGTCCTCGGGTCAGATCCGCACGGACTATGACGGGCGTATCGGCAACGCGGATTCCCGCGACATCGCTGGGCTCACCGCGGCGCGCGACGAGGCTCTGCGCAACGCGGCCACCCGGGAAGGGCTCGCCGAGGCCCTTCGGCTCAACACCGACACGATCCAGCAGGAGACGACCCAGCGCGGCGCTCAAGGCTCGGGCCGCTACGTGAAGTCGCTCGCCAACGTTCCCGAGCAGTACCGGGACATGGTGTTCCGCGCCGCCACTCAGTATGGGCAGGACCCGGACCTGATGGCGTCGATGCTCTGGAAGGAGAGCCGGTTCAACCCGAACGCCAGGTCGGGGGCCGGCGCCCAGGGTATCGCCCAGTTTATGCCGGCTACTGCCGATCGCTTCGGCGTCGACGTTCGCGATCCGCAGTCCAGCATCACGGGGATGGCGAAGTATCTCCAGGCGCTCGACAAGGAGTTCAATGGCAACGTCACGAACATGCTCGCCGGCTACAACATGGGTGAGGGCAATACCCGAAGCTGGTTGCGGCGTGGCGGCGACGTCTCCCGCCTCAACCCAGAGACCAAGGATTACGTCAACACGATCTTGACCAAGGCGCCGAACACGGATGAGCAGATCAAGGCCGACCGCGAGCGCACGGCAGCCCTCGACACGCAGAAGCGGGCGGTCCAGGACAATACCGAACTGCTGGGCCGGGACGCGGTTGCTCTCGAGGCCCGCCGCGTCGCCGACGAGCAGCTACAGCGCGCGACCCTCCAGGGCATCCCGATCACCGACGACTATCGGGCGGCGATCCAGAAGAACGCCCGGGAGACCGCGGAGGCCAATCGGGCGCTCGCGAATTCCCGCTTCGGCGCCGACCTGCGGTTCGAGCGCGAGCAGCTGGGACGCAACGACAGCGACCAGGCGCTCTACAGCCGAGTCCGGGGTGCCTACGGGGACGTATCGAGCCCGGCGGCGCAGGCAGCTCTCGCGACGGCTGACCTCAACGACAACCTGAAGCAGACCAAGGATCTGACCAAGGACGCCTTCGGCGGGTTCGCCTCCGACCTGCTGCGCGGCGCCTCGGCGGCCAACGCGCTTCAGAACCAGCTGGCGCGGGTCATCGACCGGCTGACGAACAAGGCGATCGACAGCCTCGTGAGCGGCCTGTTCGACAGCAAGAGCGGCGTCGGCGGCGGGATCGGCAGCCTCTTCTCAGGCGCGGCCAAGGCGTTTGGGTTCGACGGCGGCGGCTACACCGGACCGGGCGGACGCTACCAGCCCGCCGGCATCGTCCACCGCGGCGAGGTGGTGTGGTCGCAGGACGACGTCGCCCGCGCTGGCGGCCCGTCCGTTGTGGACGCCATGCGGCTCGGCCGGCGCGGCTACGCCGACGGCGGCTACGTAGGACCTGGCGCCTACCCGATGCCGGCCCGGCCCGCCGTCAACTCGAATGGCCCGGCGATGCCGACCATCAACTTCGTCACGCCCCCGGGCATGGCGCTCGAGGCGGACGGCCCGCCGCAGCGCCGCGCCGACGGCTCCTATGACCAGGCGCTGCGGGCTGTCGAGAGCGGGCTTGCGAACCGGGCTCGGAACGGCCGCGGACCGCTCCAGCAGGCCGCCGGCGGCGCGTGGGCAAGGACAGGCTGA
- a CDS encoding lysozyme inhibitor LprI family protein translates to MRSALFFILILAGTMPAICAEGLPTDDPTLRSYQKTTKEYLARCSNQSLSHVEESGCLQDQITALERDVDYAFKKKLKDANPAKGDTTIGDKSPRQQSAEKKSIYTKSQTAWKAYTSAQCGGQAKLTELSGGNGGDIDYAHCAIRHYVARLNELQN, encoded by the coding sequence ATGCGGAGCGCTCTGTTTTTTATATTAATCCTAGCGGGCACCATGCCCGCAATTTGCGCAGAGGGACTACCAACCGACGATCCAACGCTCAGATCATACCAAAAAACAACAAAAGAATACTTGGCGCGATGTTCGAATCAAAGTTTATCTCACGTCGAAGAGAGCGGTTGCCTGCAGGATCAAATTACAGCGCTGGAACGAGACGTAGACTATGCATTCAAGAAAAAGCTGAAAGACGCCAATCCCGCCAAGGGAGACACGACGATTGGCGACAAGAGTCCCAGGCAACAAAGCGCGGAAAAAAAATCTATATATACAAAATCTCAGACGGCATGGAAGGCTTACACTTCTGCCCAATGCGGAGGGCAGGCCAAGCTAACTGAATTAAGCGGCGGCAATGGCGGTGATATAGATTATGCTCATTGCGCAATCAGGCATTATGTGGCCCGTTTGAACGAGCTGCAGAACTAA